The Chamaesiphon minutus PCC 6605 DNA window CCGCGCTAGCAAGCGATCGCATCCCTATCATTTTTGGTTGGATGTCGGATCGCCCCTCTGGGCAGAAGGTGGCGCAGCGACGCTCTACGGTGCAAATCTGCTGCTAGAGTCTCGATCGGGTAAAGTCTGGACGGAAGCCGACACTCAATCTAGCAACGAACTTCGCCTAGAGCGGATCTTACGCGATTTACTCCATCGAGTGACCGATCGACTCTATCTCTGTACTAGCGATTTGGCGATCGATGGACGCGAACAGATGGGCGCATTATTAACGATGGTGCATGGGGTTGGTGGTGCTTAGTTAAGAAGGGCACCCACAACATTATTAACGATGGTGCATGGGACTTCTGCTGGTGCCTAGTTAAGAAGGGTACCCACAAGGGGCACCCCTACAAGTTATCTGTAGGGGTGCCCCTTGTGGGTACCCAAAGTTCTACGATCGTAACTAACCCGTCGGGGAACAAAGGCGTGCGCGCATCCACAACGATCGATTAATTTATAAACAGGCTAAATGAGTTGGTGGCGTAGGATAAAACCGTGCCAGAGCATTGATTAATGCTAGCGGTTTGGTAATCAGCAAATCTGGCTGTCTGTCCATCAGAGCAGTGGGTGCATTAAAGCCCCAGCCAACAGCGACAACGCGGATCTCGATCGATCGAGCTGCTTGAATATCGCGAATCTCGTCGCCAATATAGATGACGTCAGATTTGGTGCAATGATATTGCTTCATTAGCTTGCTAATTGCTTTGCCTTTGCCAAAAGTAGAAGCACTATTGACAAAATCAAAGAGATGTTCGATGTGATTTTGGCTCAATAGCGATCGAATATTTGCCTCAGCATTGGAGCTAACAATTCCTAAACGATAGCCTTGAAGTTTGAGAGTATTTAATAGCTCGATCACGCCTGGAAATAATCTCACATTCCTAACTTCGCCCGGAAACTCTTCTTTAACTCGCTTTAACAGGAAGGGAAGTTTCCACAGGGCAACTTTGGAAAGTTTGATAATTTCCCAAGAGCTAAGATATTTGAGGCTAGCCAACCGATCTTCATCGATTTGGGCGTAGCCAAATTCTGGTGCCAGTCGATTGCTAATTCGCATCAACGCACCTAGCGTATCGGCTAAGGTACCATCAAAATCAAAAATGATTAGTTTAGAATTGTTGCGCATGTATGAGAAGCCGATGCCAGTTTTAAAATTGTAATCTAATTGACGTTCGATTGCGATCCCCAATTATGAAGATTTGCGATTGCATTGCGCCGCCACATTGCTGGTTTAATTCTACGCAACGCTGAGGCTCTAAAGCTGCGATCCCACGACTCATCTGTAAGCGATCCTAGTTCGGTTAATGTGCGATCGAGATTACGGGGATAAGGTTGAAAATCTGCTACATCTGTAGGCTGGGCAAATTTCTGATTCCACGGACAAACATCTTGACAAATGTCACAACCTGCCACCCATCCTTGGAGATTATTCGCGATTTCTGGGGGTAAAGTTTCGGCACGATTTTCGATCGTATGATAAGCAATACATCGATTGGCATCGACAACAAAAGGTTGGGTAATTGCCCCTGTCGGGCAAGCCGAAATGCACCGCGTACATGTGCCGCAGTGTTGAGTGTGGGGATCGCTAGGAATGAGTGGGATATTAGTGACAATCTCGCCTAAAAATATCCACGAACCATGTTGACGATTGATGACGTTACCGTTTTTGCCAATCCAACCGATACCTGCGGCTTGCGCCCAGAATTTATCTTGAATCGGCCCAGTATCGACGTAATAACGTGCCTCGACATTGTCGATCGAATCGATCAGCCAATTTGTGAGTTGTTTGAGTTTTTTTTCTAATACTTTGTGATAGTCGCGTCCCCAGGCATAACGAGCGATTTTGGCATAGGTAGGGCCATCTGGACGTTGGTGGGGGGTATAGTAATTGAGGGCGAGAGCGATGACTGTTTGGGCTGAGGGCATGAGTCGGTAGATGTCTTGACGACGGGGATCGGACATCCATGCCATATCTGCTTGATAGCCAAGGGATAACCACTCTTGAAGATGGGTTGCAGCGGCTTGGGTGGTGTTGGGGTCGATGGCGGCAATACCGACGGCGTGAAAGCCAATTTCACGGGCACGATCTTCGACCTGTTGAGTGAGATCGTTCATTGCTAAATAATGGCAGCAGATTCTTAGTATAGATAACTTCTATGTAATTCTAAGTGAAAGCAGATAAACTCTGTGCCAATTTTAATAGGAACTTAAGCATCGACTCCCGACTATCGCAATCCTAAATGAGAAGCCTAACTTATAGAGGGCAGGCATACCTCGATTACGTATCGCCAAAGGCGACGCGTCGCGAACGGCACGAGTGAAGCACTGCCCCTAAAAATCTATGAGGATATCGACCATCAACTATCAACTATCAACTATCAACTATCAACTAAACCTACCCTTTCTGATTTTGTGACTTAAATCGTCCGGCTACGAAGTCGCGGCGGGTGGCGTGTTTGGTAGAGCGTCCAGTGACGCGTTCGCGCCACATCCGGAAGCTGGAGGCTTTCATTTCGCGGCGCATCAGGGCAATGACTTGGGGTTCGGTGAGGCCAAATTGCAATTCGATCGATTCAAATGTAGTGCGATCTTCCCAGGCCATTTCGAGGACTCGATCGATCGTTTCGGAGTCTAATTCAGGCAATTCCATATCAGGATTTAAGGATATGAGGATTTACAGGATGAGGTTGTCGGTGCTAGTGGTATTTAAAAACACCTAAAGCCATATCAGGATTTAAGGATATGAGGATTTACAGGATGAGGTTGTCGGTGCTAGTGGTATTTAAAAATACCTAAAGCCTAAAGCCTAAAGCCTAAAGCCTAATACCTCATCCCCAGCCCTTACTTTATTATCGTAGATCTAGCAACTGACTGGGTGAATACTTGTTTGAATCCTTCTTTACGGGCTGCTGCTGGTTCGTTTGTTAATTTCCATAGAGTTTCATAGAAGAAGAAGGATACGCCTGCTAAACCTTCTTTGCGAACTGCGGCAATTTGGGTTTGGATTTGTTTCATCGGGATGGGCTTGGGTTTGACTCCCGTTAAAATACCGATACCGACAGGAATATGTTGGCTGGCGAGTTTGACTTCGGGTTTTTGCATTTCGCCGATAAATGTTTCCAACTTATCTCGATAGAGTTGAATTAAGAGTTCTTCAACATAGCCTTTGCGTTCCCAGGTTGCCCAATCTTGCAAGAAAAAACTTTTGGCAAAGGTTTGAGGGTTGGGTGAGATTGAAACGATCGCTTTGGGTTTTACTGCCTTGATTGCTAAAAATAGATCTTTCATCAATAGTGTGATTTTATCGGCGCGCCAGTTAATCCACTCTTCATTTTTTGGATCTGTCGGTGGTAGTTTACCTTGATGTTCTTTTTTATATAAATCGACCGTAAATTTATCGTAGCCAAATTCAGAGGGTAAGCCAAAGTGATCGTCAAATTGAATACCATCGACGTCATATTTCCGAGCTACTTCGACGACTAGATCGATGATGAATTTTTTGACTTCTGGTTTGAAGGGATTGAGCCAGACGCGCGGATCTTTACCTTCTTTCCAGATCGTGCCGCCATCCTGTTTTTGGGTCAGCCAATCAGGGTGAAGTTTAGCGAGATCGGAGCCAGCCGGATCGCTAGTCGCTGGTGCCATAAATCCAAATTCAAACCAGGGAATCACGGCTAATCCTTGTTTGTGTCCGCGATTTACTAGTTCTTTAAGTACGTCGCGTCCTTCTAATCCTTCGGATTTAGTGAGTGTTCTGCCGATTAATATTCCTGCCGATTTTTTGGGCATGAAGCTACTCCCAACTACGCGCTTGGCCACCTTACTGGGATAAATAGTATAGCCCCAATTCCAAACAACTGGATAGATGGTATTAAAGTTTAGTTGGCGTAAATCTTTCATAGCTGTGGCTAATCGATCGCGTGTAAATAATACGTCGCTATCGACATTTGTAATCCAGACACCCCGAATTTCTCTAATTCCTTTAGCAGGTACCGATCGTGCGAGCGAGATCGTCGGTATATTTAAGGACAATATTAGTCCGACAACAATAAATAATCCAAACCAAAATTTTCGATTTAACATTGAGATCTAAGCCATTATCATTTAATGTACGACATCTTCCCCGTGCTTCGTTCCGGCTCTTTTTTCCTCCATTTCAAAAATGATCGCGCCCGACAACCTCCAAACATAGCTGGCGATTTATCATATTACCTCAAATGCGATCGATTATATTTTTCTGACGTGTTATCGTCCAATGTAGCTCGGATGTTTGAGCTAACTTTACTTGTACCAATCCGGCTCGATCGATCAGTTCCTGGACTTCAGTTAGGGTCAGAGCTGCCTTGAGCGAATCCTGGAATAATTGCTGTTGGCGATCGTCATAGTCCCCACCAAATTTAGCAACTAACTCGTTGACAATTCGATCGTTTTCTGGTCTAATCAGATCGCGAATTAAAATTGCACCATCTGGTTTAATTAAGCGTTTAATCTCCTGAAAAAAGGATAATGGTTCGGGGAGATGATGGACTAAACTATTAGAAATTACCAGATCGAACTCTAGATCTGGATATGGCATCCGTTTAGAATCCACTCGTTCCAATCTAATCCGTTGAGTTAGTTTAGCCTCCTCTACATTTCTGTGACCGATAATCAGCATCGATTGTGCCAAGTCTATGGCTGTAAATAAATATTGGGGACGTTGTTGGCACATGAGAATTGGAATGCGCGCTGTTCCCGTACCGAGATCCAAAACTTTCACGGCGTCTGGATCTAACGCGATCGCATCTGTCGCAAATGCCGTATTTACTGCTGTAAAATCCATGGCGTCATAGGCTGTTGCCTCTTGCCAGGTATCCATGACTTCTGGCTCTAAAATTCTGTCCATGGGCTTTGTCTGGGAATATGATAGATGTCTGTGTGCCGATCTTATCTTACTCACATCTGCGATCGCTGCTGAAGCGGCGTGAAAGCCTCGGGATGCAGTGGATAGTGGATAGTGGATAGTTGGCGATCGTTTTTAAAAACTGAGTGACGATTAACCAAGATGATATTTAGTGGCGGTAAGATTGGGGTAGTAATTACTAGCAAATCGTGAATCTAGCTCGGTTAGTAACAATATTGGTAATGATTAATTGCGCGATCGGTTGCATGATTTTGGGAGACAATAATCGGCATAGTTCGGTAGAACAATTGCGTGCTTCGCGATCGCAACATGCTCATTTTAATCAGCCAAATCAAATGCAGATTGCGAATCAGTTCGGGCATCATTCCAAGCTCCAGATCTTGTTACCACTCTATATTTATCCGAATTGGTATGCAAAAAATAATTATGTATGGAAACAGGTGCTTGCAGCTGCCAAGAAAGTTCAGATCGTCGCAATTATTAATCCTAATAATGGCCCAGATAATGCACCACCAAATGTAGATTACCAGCAGGGAATTAAAGATTTGCGGCAAGCTGGGATTAAAGTCATCGGTTACGTACCAAGTAACTATGCCAGTCGAGATCTTCAGGCTGTTAAAGCTGACATCGATCTCTATCTCAAGTATTTTAACGTCGATGGAATTTTTATCGACGAGGCTGCTAATAAACAAGATAAATTAGATTATTATCATCAAATTTATCGGTATCTTAAATCTCACTCTCCAAGCAGCGATAATAATAATAGAGCGATTGAATACACGCTAATTATCAATCCTGGTACGGATGTAAATGAAGATTTTATCCGTCAGCCAGTAGCCGATGCGATCGTCACATTTGAAAATTATCGCTCGGTTTGGACTAAATATAGTCCACCGATTTATCAGCGCAAACATTCAGCTCAAAAATTCGCAGCATTGATCCATACAACCGCAAATCGTAAGCTGATGAAAAGTACGCTCGATCGAGTAGTTAAATATAAATTCAGCTATGTATATATTACTAACGATCGGCCAGATACTGGCGATCGCAATCCTTGGAATACTTTACCTGAATATTGGCAAGCACAAGTTAATTACATTCAACAATTAAATAATACTGAATAATATCAACTATCAACTATCAATTAATTTAAGGATGGAGCGAACCATCGGGCATAGTTGCACCAGTGAGATTGACACCGTCTAGTTTCGCATTAGTTAAAATTGCATTGCGAAGATTGCTATTTGATAGATCTGCATTACTTAAATCTGCACCTGTAAGATTGGCAGATCGCAAATCTACTTGCTGAAATTCAGCAAATTTGAGGTCGGCATTTGTGAGATTTGCATCGCGCAATGAGGCTCCATTGAGCTTGGCATAAGTTAGTTTTGCTCGTGAGAGATTTGCCCCAGCCAAATTTGCCCCAAGTAGTTTAGCCCCATAAAAAGCAGCACGTTGGAGGTTTGCCCTACTTAAATTAGCTCCACTCAAATCGCTATCTTGAAAAATGGCCAACGTCAGATTAGCATCGGCAAAATTTACACCGTTGAGACTCGATTGTGGGACAACTGCACCCGATAAATTGGCTTTAACAAAATTCTGATTGGTAAGGTTGCAACTCAGGCAACGTTTCTCTCTAATTAGCTTACCGCGATCGGAAGATGCAAATTCAGCCTCCCTGGCGATCGATTGATTTTTGGCAATTTGAGCGGGACTGAGTTCGTCACCATCTGTAAATACAGCCTGACGTAAAATCAACCCTCCACCGCATAAGGTACCGATCCCAATCACCCAAGATAGCCATGAAATTTTGCGTTTGGGAGGCGGTAGTTTAAATCCTAGCGGCTCGGCATCTTCTAGAGTTAAATTAGTAGGTGTGGGACGCCCTGTAAAGGCATGGAGATATTGCGGATGATAGTTCGATTCCACCATTTGTTTGAGCCAAGCAATTAAGTGTGGATCGGTATCGGCAGGTAATAAGTGTAGAAAGTTTAGGCGATAGTTAGTATCGCATAAGTGTTGTGCTTGGGAGGTGGATGTCCCAGTAAGTAGGCAAATCATCGAGACGCCCAAACTATATAGATCGAAAGACGGATTTGAGTAAATATTAGGTAGGTTAGCAGGGGTAAAGCTTGGATTGTTGCTATTTTTAAGAGTGGTAGTTGACAGATGCAGCCCAAAATCTACCAAACAGATCGTCAACTCTGTGGCGGTATCGACGATGATATTCTCTGGTTTGATATTTTGGTGAACGATCGGAGGCGTTAAATGATGGAGGTAATTAAGAATATTTAAGATCGCATCAGCTACCAGCTTAATATCCGATGGTGGCAGTGTTTCTAGTTCTGCTAGCGAAACCCCCGGCTCATACGATCGCACCGCACAGAATCCGGTGGGTGTTGGGAAAGAATTTAGATAAGCGGCAACATGCGGATGTTCGATCGGTTGTAACCGATCGATTTCTGGTAAATAATTAGCATAGTCTATAGATGAATCCTCAAGATCGATCTTGCGCCACTCTTTAACCACCACTAACCGCTCTGAATCGCTCTGTTTGGCTAGATAAGTAATGCGGCTCCCATCTGGATGCGCGGACAATTTCTTAGATACTTGGTAGCCATGGATTGTTAAATCGGGCAGATCGTTATCGACGATCGAATCGGCAGATTGAGTATTATGGGAAGACTTGTCTAATTCGCTCATGGCTATCAGCCTTCGATCTAGATAGATGTTCTAACTTTAGCCGATCGCGTATAGATTCGGCTTCCATCATCCAGCGCAATTAATTTAGGGAATAGGGAGTAGGGAATAGAGATTTTGGATTTTGGATTTTGGATTAGAATTCTCCGCTCCCCGCTCCCTGTCTTGTCTCGCTAAACCGTCGGGAAACCCGACGAGCGCGAGCCGCCGCTCCCCGCTCCCCCGCTCCCCTATCCCCACTTCTCCAGATGCTATTGTCTTTACGCATTCAAAACTTTACCCTCATCGATGAGCTAGAACTCGAATTTGGGGAGGGATTAAATGTGTTGACGGGAGAAACTGGTGCCGGGAAATCGATTATCCTGGATGCAATCGATCTCGTGCTGGGTGGTAAACCGTCGCTGCGGATGATTCGCACGGGTACAGAGAAAGCGACGATCGAAGGGACATTTACAGTCAACGATCGAATTAGGGAATGGTCGATCGAGCGAGAATTTGACTTAAGCGATGATGATACTCTAATTTGCTCTCGCGAAATCAGCATTCAAGGTACCAATCTGCGATCGCGAATGCGCGTCAATGGCGCGATTTGCAATCGTCAACTCGCCCAAGAATTACGCGAACTCACGATCGAAATTACCGCCCAAGGGCAAACCGTCAAACTTACCAATACCAGCCACCAAAAAGAATTACTAGATCTCTATGGCGGCGCAGCTATTTTTCAACAGCGCGAACGTATTGGTACTTTATATACCACCTACCAACAAGCTTACCAAACTTGGCTCGATCGCCAGCAAAACGAGCAGCAACGACTTCAGCGGCTCGACTTGCTCCAATATCAAGCCGAAGAACTCAGCCAAGCGCACCTGACAACACCTGACGAAATCCTCGATCTCGAAAGCGAACGCCAACGCCTCAGCCACGTCGTCGATCTCCAACAACAAAGCTACGCTATTTACCAGCTACTCTATCAAAATGATACGGGCGGAGCGATCGCCGTTGCCGACATGCTGGGTAAAGCCGAATCCACTCTAATCGATATGGTAGAAATTGACTCCAGCCTCCAACCCCAGCAATTCCAAATTCAGATTTTGACAACTTGGTAGGGTGAGCAGGAGAATAGAGAGACTTCAAAAAGAGAAGCAGAATGGAGCCAATGAAGCTGAGTTTTGGGGTATTGATAGTCTATCTGAACCGAGCAATTCTTCAGATGAAAGATCCGCGCCTTGCCAGCAATGGCACTAAATACACCATCAGAGATGCTGTGTTGGGAGCATTTTCGATGTTTTTCATGCAAAGCGAATCCTTTTTAGAACATCAGCGGCACATGAATAGCAATCAGGGCAAAAGCAATGCTCAGACACTGTTTGGCATGATTAAAATCCCAACAGTGCCGCAAATTCGGAATATCCTGGATGAAATTTCAGCCACAGCACTATTTGGAGTATTCAATCACGTCTATCAGTCTTTAAGACGAGAAGGTCACTTGAAACCGTTTGAATATCTCGGTGGATTACTAGTTGCGCTGGATGGAACTCAGTATTTTGACTCGCACAAACTCAACTGTAAATGCTGTTCGAGCCGTACCCACAAAAATGGCACAGTAACTTACTTCCACAGTGCCATTTTGCCTGTAATAGTTGCGCCTGGGCAATCTCAAGTAATTTCCTTAGCTCCGGAATTCATCACACCTCAAGATGGTCACCAGAAGCAGGACTGCGAAGTGGCAGCAGCTAAACGATGGCTCAAAACTCATGCCCCAGAATTCCAAGGACAAGCAATCACTCTACTCGGAGATGACCTCTACAGTCACCAACCAATGTGTGAACAGGTGATAGCGTCGGGAATGAACTTTATCTTTACCTGTTTAGAAACGTCTCATACTGCTGTTTATGATTGGTTGAAATACTTGGATGGTATTGGCGAGGTGAAAAAGCTAGAAGTGAAACAGTGGAACAGCAATTCAAGCGAATTATATAGCTATCAATATGTGAATGGAATTCCTCTAAGGGACTCCCAGCCAGC harbors:
- a CDS encoding HAD-IA family hydrolase; protein product: MGIAIERQLDYNFKTGIGFSYMRNNSKLIIFDFDGTLADTLGALMRISNRLAPEFGYAQIDEDRLASLKYLSSWEIIKLSKVALWKLPFLLKRVKEEFPGEVRNVRLFPGVIELLNTLKLQGYRLGIVSSNAEANIRSLLSQNHIEHLFDFVNSASTFGKGKAISKLMKQYHCTKSDVIYIGDEIRDIQAARSIEIRVVAVGWGFNAPTALMDRQPDLLITKPLALINALARFYPTPPTHLACL
- the queG gene encoding tRNA epoxyqueuosine(34) reductase QueG, which codes for MNDLTQQVEDRAREIGFHAVGIAAIDPNTTQAAATHLQEWLSLGYQADMAWMSDPRRQDIYRLMPSAQTVIALALNYYTPHQRPDGPTYAKIARYAWGRDYHKVLEKKLKQLTNWLIDSIDNVEARYYVDTGPIQDKFWAQAAGIGWIGKNGNVINRQHGSWIFLGEIVTNIPLIPSDPHTQHCGTCTRCISACPTGAITQPFVVDANRCIAYHTIENRAETLPPEIANNLQGWVAGCDICQDVCPWNQKFAQPTDVADFQPYPRNLDRTLTELGSLTDESWDRSFRASALRRIKPAMWRRNAIANLHNWGSQSNVN
- a CDS encoding TIGR03643 family protein, producing the protein MELPELDSETIDRVLEMAWEDRTTFESIELQFGLTEPQVIALMRREMKASSFRMWRERVTGRSTKHATRRDFVAGRFKSQNQKG
- a CDS encoding glycoside hydrolase family 10 protein — translated: MLNRKFWFGLFIVVGLILSLNIPTISLARSVPAKGIREIRGVWITNVDSDVLFTRDRLATAMKDLRQLNFNTIYPVVWNWGYTIYPSKVAKRVVGSSFMPKKSAGILIGRTLTKSEGLEGRDVLKELVNRGHKQGLAVIPWFEFGFMAPATSDPAGSDLAKLHPDWLTQKQDGGTIWKEGKDPRVWLNPFKPEVKKFIIDLVVEVARKYDVDGIQFDDHFGLPSEFGYDKFTVDLYKKEHQGKLPPTDPKNEEWINWRADKITLLMKDLFLAIKAVKPKAIVSISPNPQTFAKSFFLQDWATWERKGYVEELLIQLYRDKLETFIGEMQKPEVKLASQHIPVGIGILTGVKPKPIPMKQIQTQIAAVRKEGLAGVSFFFYETLWKLTNEPAAARKEGFKQVFTQSVARSTIIK
- a CDS encoding class I SAM-dependent methyltransferase; protein product: MDRILEPEVMDTWQEATAYDAMDFTAVNTAFATDAIALDPDAVKVLDLGTGTARIPILMCQQRPQYLFTAIDLAQSMLIIGHRNVEEAKLTQRIRLERVDSKRMPYPDLEFDLVISNSLVHHLPEPLSFFQEIKRLIKPDGAILIRDLIRPENDRIVNELVAKFGGDYDDRQQQLFQDSLKAALTLTEVQELIDRAGLVQVKLAQTSELHWTITRQKNIIDRI
- a CDS encoding spherulation-specific family 4 protein; this encodes MNLARLVTILVMINCAIGCMILGDNNRHSSVEQLRASRSQHAHFNQPNQMQIANQFGHHSKLQILLPLYIYPNWYAKNNYVWKQVLAAAKKVQIVAIINPNNGPDNAPPNVDYQQGIKDLRQAGIKVIGYVPSNYASRDLQAVKADIDLYLKYFNVDGIFIDEAANKQDKLDYYHQIYRYLKSHSPSSDNNNRAIEYTLIINPGTDVNEDFIRQPVADAIVTFENYRSVWTKYSPPIYQRKHSAQKFAALIHTTANRKLMKSTLDRVVKYKFSYVYITNDRPDTGDRNPWNTLPEYWQAQVNYIQQLNNTE
- a CDS encoding pentapeptide repeat-containing protein, which translates into the protein MSELDKSSHNTQSADSIVDNDLPDLTIHGYQVSKKLSAHPDGSRITYLAKQSDSERLVVVKEWRKIDLEDSSIDYANYLPEIDRLQPIEHPHVAAYLNSFPTPTGFCAVRSYEPGVSLAELETLPPSDIKLVADAILNILNYLHHLTPPIVHQNIKPENIIVDTATELTICLVDFGLHLSTTTLKNSNNPSFTPANLPNIYSNPSFDLYSLGVSMICLLTGTSTSQAQHLCDTNYRLNFLHLLPADTDPHLIAWLKQMVESNYHPQYLHAFTGRPTPTNLTLEDAEPLGFKLPPPKRKISWLSWVIGIGTLCGGGLILRQAVFTDGDELSPAQIAKNQSIAREAEFASSDRGKLIREKRCLSCNLTNQNFVKANLSGAVVPQSSLNGVNFADANLTLAIFQDSDLSGANLSRANLQRAAFYGAKLLGANLAGANLSRAKLTYAKLNGASLRDANLTNADLKFAEFQQVDLRSANLTGADLSNADLSNSNLRNAILTNAKLDGVNLTGATMPDGSLHP
- a CDS encoding AAA family ATPase, coding for MLLSLRIQNFTLIDELELEFGEGLNVLTGETGAGKSIILDAIDLVLGGKPSLRMIRTGTEKATIEGTFTVNDRIREWSIEREFDLSDDDTLICSREISIQGTNLRSRMRVNGAICNRQLAQELRELTIEITAQGQTVKLTNTSHQKELLDLYGGAAIFQQRERIGTLYTTYQQAYQTWLDRQQNEQQRLQRLDLLQYQAEELSQAHLTTPDEILDLESERQRLSHVVDLQQQSYAIYQLLYQNDTGGAIAVADMLGKAESTLIDMVEIDSSLQPQQFQIQILTTW
- a CDS encoding ISNCY family transposase, producing MEPMKLSFGVLIVYLNRAILQMKDPRLASNGTKYTIRDAVLGAFSMFFMQSESFLEHQRHMNSNQGKSNAQTLFGMIKIPTVPQIRNILDEISATALFGVFNHVYQSLRREGHLKPFEYLGGLLVALDGTQYFDSHKLNCKCCSSRTHKNGTVTYFHSAILPVIVAPGQSQVISLAPEFITPQDGHQKQDCEVAAAKRWLKTHAPEFQGQAITLLGDDLYSHQPMCEQVIASGMNFIFTCLETSHTAVYDWLKYLDGIGEVKKLEVKQWNSNSSELYSYQYVNGIPLRDSQPAMKVNWCKLIHTRQSDGEILYENSFITRHELNEQSVPLVAAAGRCRWKTENENHNVLKTKGYHLEHNFGHGQQHLAACLLTLNLLAFLFHTVLHLTDLAYGQIRLKRVTRKGFFQDILSLTKYLLFESWPSLIDFMLYGSASTLVANSS